From the genome of Setaria viridis chromosome 1, Setaria_viridis_v4.0, whole genome shotgun sequence:
CTCATCAGCGCGTCGATCTCCTCCGTGTCCTCCTTCTGCCGAaccgaggcgccgccgccgccggcgtcctcgtcGTAGGCGGTCTTGCTGGCGTAGGCCTGATCGTAGCCGTAGCAGCGGTGGTCGTAGTCGTACCCGCCGCCGAAGTTGTTGGCAAGGGAGGGGTGGAACATGACTCGGCTCCGGTCGTACGTCTGGTCGAAGATGACGTAGTTCTTGGGGCAGGTGTCCGACGCCTGGAACTCCAGCCCCGTGAGCGGCGCCGGGAAGTCGTGCTGCCTCCGACCGGCGAGCGGGTCCTCgtaggcggccggcgcggcgggatACCGGTCGTTCGCCGTGTAGTACGCGCCGTAGCCGGCCATGTCGTTGTCGTAGCTGCCGGCGCCGTAGCCATAGCCGTAGCCGTAGCCACCATACCCGGGGTCTCCCTGCATCGGGCTGCTTGGTTTCTGGTTGTCTGTGTGGGAAATCTAGCAAGATTCTAGGCAGGCTTTTGATTGGAATGAAATTGAGCAAGGAATTCGAGggaattttgttttgttgacaGGACTTGGGAGCTGGCTTTTTTTGTGGTTGAATTCAAAATTGTTTCAGTAAAGCCTGGTTCGGGTTTGAGGTTTTGTTTGAAGGAGAGTGAAGTGGGGACTGATGGCCGGCGCCTGCAACAAGCAACAAATGGAAAACAAATTAGAGTGATATTTGGATGTAAAAGCAAACGATATTTTTCGAACAGAATAGTGGTTACATTTTTCGGATGATGAAATAATTTACAATGATAGTTGCAACTCGTTCTAAAGCGTGTTACAAACTTATAATAGGATCAATTTACAAGGTGAGAAGATAGCACCGATAGAAGAGAGCTAGAGCAATTTGGCAAGTTGCATGGGTAAGTGCGAGAAGACCTTGGAGTGAAAGCTAAAGCGACCATGAGTGCATTAGCAATTAGTACGTATCTAGCACTTTGTGGACAACAACAGGGCCTGCCAATTAAGGGTAGTGACAATGTATGATCCAGAATTTCGCAGGCTATGCTGGCCGACACATAAATTAGCTTATCCTAGGCAGTGCATCAGAACAGAAAGTGCAGAGCATATGCAAAAACATAGCAGGTATGGTGACAGGCTGACAGCATTCAGGAATGAGATACAAGGCTAAATTGGGTGGATCAAGTCGAATGGCTTGCTACTCTACCACTACATTTTCAGAACGAagcaaattttgaattttttttctcaaattggTAGCAGCATCGAGACTCTGCTTCCCAGGCCGAGGCAAAGGCAGGCTACTGCAACTTTGTTAAAGTTTATATCGGCTTACTGCTGCGACTTTTGGCAAATATACTAGTAACAAAAAGTTGACAAGTTTCTTGAAAAGTTGAGAAGGCCGTCACTTTGACTGCCCAAAGCATTGTCAACACGCTGGCAGCGTAGTGGACCCGCGACCACTTTCCCTATCCACACTAGCCGTAAACTCGTAACGGACAGCACCGAGAACACAAGTTGGCTGCCTGCTTATCCGCCTACCAGATACATACAGTACATACGAAGAGGTGACGATCCGATGCTGATATGGGAAAATTGAGCAATGGTGACGGAAGGAATACCTGAATTGCCGAGGTGTGGCGATGTGTTGTTGGCGACAGGGCGCTGCTGGCCTAGCAAACTTGCAACGCGAGATCACAGGTTGGCGCGGAAGAACACGAGGAACGGCATGCTGCCTGCTCCCTTGGCCTCCTTGGCGTCCGGCTGAAATCCTGAGAACACAGCGCCAAACGATCGATCAGTCCCAGGATCAGTCAGCTTGGAACAGAGAGAAAGAGCAGCATGCGGTGATCCGGGCCATACATACCAGTCAAGGCAGGACAGACAATCCGAATTGAAACGACAGCACCGATGGAGGTCGAGAACAGCGGGATGGAAACGTATTGGGGGTGGCAGAGGAGGGGAAGGGCACAGGGTTTGGTCTTATACAACGGGCGAGCAGAGGccaggccggtggtggtggatcGGATGGATGCTCGTGCAGTCGTGCTCCCGATTGCCTCTGCCCTGTCGCTCGGTGTGTTCCTTTTGCTTGGGGCAGGCACTTCTTTTGAGTGAtacagagagagagaaggggaagaggGCAAGGAAGGTGGAGCGGCGTGCGGCAGCAGTGGCGAGCGCAGTGATGGATGGGCCGATGCGGGCGCGGGAGCCGAATGAATGAGGTGGCGTGCGCACTCGATGGGTGCGCGTGCCTTCCGCCTCCCAccgtggcctcctcctccctctcttcagTGGTGGAGGTGGGCATCGTGGCAGAGCAATCCATCCATCCCCCAGGCACGGCACGCACGCTGAGCGATTATGAGGCGCGCGTGCGGGATCCGGCGGGGGCTCGGCCGCTCCGTGGCggagcgcgcgcgcgggcggcgtcgTATCCGCAtcggggcgggcgggcgggcggcggcttctGGTGCGGTTCGGTGCCGGGCCCCGCCGGTGCCTGCGCGCGTGCCCCCGGGGCCATCGATGCCAGCCAGCCAGCTGCGGGAGTTGAACCGAACCGGGCTAggcggcagctgctgctgctggcggtggACCACCGGACACGCGAGATTGCTTCGTCCGGATTGTACTCCACGTGCTGTCAGGGGAGGAGGATCATGCCGTCCGGTCGGGCCCGACGGACCCGAACCCCGACGCCGCCCGGCCAGCTGCCGCACTCGATCGCCCGCCATCGGGCGCCGCGCGCCTGGACTGCCTCCGTTCCCGTCTCTCGGCGTGCTGCCGCCGCACTCCATCACCATCACCTCGTCTGGCCTTGGCCCTCAagcgaagcggggagaccgAGACCGGAGAACAATCCAAGATCCATCATGGCGACGAACGCCCTTTTCTTTAAGCTTTTGTTTTCGTCTCTTCTCTCCACCTCGTCTtctcttcccttcttcttctcttgCCTCTAGGAGAAGGAAAGCGGCTGCCATGAAAAGATCCGTCAACGACTCAGCATCTATCCACTCTTCCTCTACAGATTAATAATTAGAAGAAATCGACACACATGCAGCACCAAAGATGTACCTCTCCGTTCCTGTGCTGTACAGCCAATGTATGCTGCTTCGACCATGTATACGCACGCTGGCACACAACAAATCTCCACAAAATAATAACTGCTCCGAGTCGCTTGCAGTTGTAGGAAATTTTGGGCGGGCTGTATTTTCAATTGGATGCTCAGCTTTGCCACCCGAATCTACACAGTTAAACGGTGAGCGTCAATGGATCTACGACTCCAACGGAGTCTCCAACTGCACGGACAGCTGCGGTCCTGAAACCAATGGGTGTGGTGAGCACTCTGCATTTATTTGTCACAGGCTGGCTTCACCAGCTTCTTCACCAGGCAGGCTGCGGTTCTGAAACTCCAGGTCCAGCTTCTTCTTCAGCTGCCTCCATGGACCTCAGGCTTCACCAGGAGTCTTGAGCCAAAAGATGGTGACTACAGATGGTCAGCATAGCATGCTATGAATGGGCCTAAAAAATAACAGCACAACTATGAGCTCAAACAAAAAGGTCAAGTTCCGGATCACAGAGCTTCAACACAGTAGTCACCCTGATGCCAACCACTATGGCACACACACAGCTCTAGAACATATACACCATACACATTCCTGTGTCTGTATGCACTAATAATATGGGCAtatattttgcaaaatattaAACGTCCCCACACTGCTATCTCTTTACTCGATGGAGCTTTCGACAAGAGCAAAAAAAATGATTAACAATACATAGCTACATGATAATGAGAGCAACAAGCATCAGTGCACGACTAAAACAAGAAAACAAGTTAAATACACAAGAAACATGTATATACAGAAAATTAAGCATGCATCCAGAGGAAAATGTATGAGCAATCATGGTACGATATTTACTTTTCAAATATTTCTTCTGTTTCCCCCCTCTTTTCCCCACATCAACATATTGATGCCAATCCCAACTGAAGGTGTCCAGTGTGGACATTATTCACCATCAAGTTTTGAGGTGAAAATGCTGATTAGTAACCAAAATAGTTCTTTCTAATGGGCAGCTTCCCCTAAGTTACAGTCTCATACAAGAAACTAAAATAGTTTTTAAGTTCAAGCCCTAGAAACTAGAGATTAATAGGAACATTAGTTGTCCAGGTAGAATGCTTAGAACAGCTGCATGATCTAACCCAAATCAATATCAAAATAGCAGCCTATATACTCAACTAGAAAACCTAGTGAACGTGGCATTGTGTTATCTTGGAGACATTCACAAGGTCTACAATCTTGCCATAACGAAGCACTTCTGCATAAATCAATAACCATTCATGGTAGCACATAATAGTGAAGTGCTTAAAACTCAATTTTCACTCGTTTTGACAAAGAACAATTTCTCCTCAGGTTTACATTTAAAACAATAGAAACAGTTCAGCTAATATCTAATCAGGACAGCTTCCCATTGGCCACATTTTAATTAAGTAAATAACAATATGGTAAAAAATCAAGCCAATGTTGTAGTTCTAGGTAGGGTAGTATCTGGCACTTGACGATTCTTTTTCACTAAATAGATACGGGCATACAGAATTTTAACTACTCTGTTTCATGACACAGTTACTTTTTGCTCAATGGAGCACAAATGTATCCAGAGAAGTTTTTTTGCAGCATATAAAATGTAAGTGTTGTCAATCAATTAGCATCATACTGGTAAACTAGTTCACCAGTGCACCACTTACAAGTGTACAGTTGTTACAAGCGTCATACTCACACTTCCTTACATTTAAGCTAACTATGCAAATTCAAAAATAGTTGCAACTAAATCAAGAAGATATCCATAATCCACCATAATCCATTATTGCCAAACAAGTAAATCCAGCTCAGGATTGTAGTAAAATATCTATAGAGCACCTACAACCAGCAGTGCAGCACCACCAATAACACTATACCGTAAATGCAATAAACAGGTAACATACAAGGATGGTACAAGCTAATGCTTCCTATAATAAATAAGACCTAACTACATATTTATAAGATATACTATGCTTGACATCTTTCACTGCACAACCATTATGATTCACTATAATAGTCTTACATTTTCGGATAAGCTTTGTCTAAACGTTAAGGCCATAACTCCATACATAAATAGACTAGTTTGGATTTTGGAACAGAAGGACATAACACAGCGGCAGTTGTGATATAAATACCTTCAATGTTGTCATATAAACTACCCTAGCTTACATCAAGTTAACTTTTCTCTAATGCTTTCATGGAAGTGGCTAACTTTGAAAGCAACAAACATGCCTTCTTTGCTCTCCGCCTAACCACAACCGACATATCAAAATTAAATAAACGAGAACACTTGATATGACAGCAACTAGAACACAAGAAAATCAAGAATCTCTTTGGGCTATGTCCTCAGAACCAAGGGGCATTTTCTCCACATGAGACCAACTTAACAATGACATAAGCAGTACGATAAATATGTAAATCACAATGTGCCATATGGCCAGCAAAGCAACCACAGTATTACTTCTTTAAAGCAAACTTTATTCACGTATAATGTATCGTACAGGGGAACAAAGTTGAATAAGCACGGCTTGTGATGATCTTGTTATGAGCGCCTGACTGTTACACAAACTGATACGCTAATTACATGGTGCACTTAGCTTAACATATGTCAGCAACACCCAGAACAAAGGAACAAATATCTGAGCAGACATGCTGTCCTGTGTCCTCTAAAGCAGAAAAAAGAGGATCAGCGAATATGGGTCAAGGATGAAATGATTGTTGATTTCAGGGGCATCCAAAATTACATTAGGGGAAATCACTGTTTTGTCGCAATGAAAAATTTGAACTTCAAACTCAACCTATAtttggaagaaacaaaaagacagatctaattagggggtagattggagtATCAGACCAATTAAAATAGTGTGGGATAGTAAACGAGCCAAAATTTTGCTCACGGTGTGAAGAAGACAGTGGATTGTTTGGGGTAGCAAAATGGACTTCTTCCTTTATATTTCATagatgacaaaaaaaaaggcTGTGACACGCCACTATGATAATTAGTGAATCCTGACGCCATATTTCAGTGTATGGGTTAGGCAGGCTGTTGGCAAAGTAAATAACAGAATTAATTAAATTCAGATATTTGGTTTTTAAGATCACTGTCCACTAGGGTCGTCGTCTTCTCCAAAGTTCAATCAAATAAACTGGAATTGATGCATGAAAGCAGGGCAACAAAATAGCATTACTGCAATTCAGTAAATAGAATAATGAAACCATCCTAAAAAAACATTGCTAGTATTGCAAACTGGATACCTGCTAGTACAATTTGACTTATGGTATTCAAACAGAAGTGACTAAGTCAATGACTTTGAATGTTCAAGCAAGTTTGCACTTTAGATATATATCAAACTTTGTAGGTTGAATGTCATGTAGCTTCCCTTTTTGTAAATGTGCTAATGCATTAACAGGTATCAGGTATTATATTTGtaagaaaaaaatgcaaaacaTATAAGAATATATGATGTCCTATGAAGAGCATTTCAGTATAAAAGGTGAGCTGATGATAAACCCATGTTCCTTGGTTGTAAGTTTTACAATAGATAATTTCAGATGAAAAAATATTAGCTTCCGAAATTTTATGACACAGTCCCACTTGATCATCTTTCATGACAATAATTAGGATGACAGCGACATCTGAAAGTCTACATATACTTTTCTATGCAGTCAACAGAGTCCACATATTCTTCCATCAAATGTTCTTAGCCATTTGTATTAAAAGGGAGTGTAAGCGAACTTAGGCATAATGATTTCTCCATGAGATCTCCATAATATAACAGGAGCATAAGAGAGCAAGCATCAGTGGAAGAACAAGCCTCAGTGCGCATAACAGGAGGTAGCACGGAATTATTGATTCATTAGTGTGTAAACATGCATGTATTAGTTTGTCAAAACATATGGtactaaaatcatcaaacaATCAGATACTCAGGAAACTTGACAAAATCAACAGTGCCGTAGAAAACAGTCAGTCAAATCGAAGCAACCAAGCAAACAGGAATATACGTACTAAAAAGTACAAGCAATTGAAAGCAAATCGAAGACAATTTGACTGACCTGCAGACATGGTTGCCGTCGAGCATGAACACCTCGGTAATCCTTCCATTATCCGCAGATAAAGCTGCAACGGGTCCAAGCCgcttcctctcccctccctcccacgTCATTTGGCACCACTCCCCGGACTGTGGTGTACCCGTCGTAACCGCAGGGGAGCGGCGGGAGGGGCCACCAGGGCACCAGACAGTGGGGGCGGCAGGGTCGGGGAGGCAAGGGAGGGTTCGTTGCGGAAGAGGCAGAAAAAGTGTCGGCCGGAGGCTGCGGCGGAGCGGGAGCAGCGTGGCCGCGGAGAGGACCATGCGCCGAGCGCGGGAGGTTGCGCAGCAGGTCGGGGGAGGTCAGCAGGTAGAGGATGACGGCCGTGATGCCGTCCGGGAGCATGGGGATCAAagacgccgccgcaggcgccGAGCCCGTACGCAGGCTAGGGTTCCGTCGatgcggccggccgccggcgccggaggaggacaaCGACGAGGCCATTTTGGTTGCGGCGTCAGGAGCTCGGGATTGACTCGCGAAGAGTTGAGGCCTTCAGGGGATGGGAGTTACCCTGACGTGTGGGGTAGGCGGGATCCTTGCGGAGCCCTCACACCTTTGGACACGATTCGGCTCGAGAAATTTTTAAAATTGACACCAATTCTTAAACCTTTCAAGATTTTGACACCCAAATCTTAAAAGGTCTGCTGTGTACTTCTGCTTGCTTGCTTTGCTTTTCCGTTGGTGTTAATTGGAATGCTTTTTTTTAGACCATTGGAATGCTAGAGATACCGAGCCAATACTTCTTCAAATGTGCAGCAAATTTAGCCTATACTCCCTTCTATAACACTTATTCATATTGTCTAGATctaaggttttttttttatttggaatCAGGCGAGCGTTTCGAACAGTAGTCTATGCATTGTACACAGCAAACTCACGTCAATCAATCACTGAATTTATCTACTACGAATTGTTCAACACAAGAGACGAAATTTAGTAGCTAACTCCTGCATAGTCATCACAAATCCGAGGAGGAGTGATCCGTTTTATTGCAACGAACACATAGATAAACGAGTGCCATCATGAAGAGCACGTGAACGAAATGCAGGCAAAAGCATCCACAAGGCCGCAATGCATGAGCACGTACGGCTGCTAGCTAGCTACTAGCCGACGACGGGGACCTTGGCGACGAGGCCGGCGGAGTCGCGCGGGTCGTAGAAGACGCGGACGCGCTTGGGGTTGAACCCCTTGGTCAGCTTGATGCCGAGCGGGAGCACCTCCACCGCCAGCTCCGGCCGGTCGTGGTTGATCCGCAtcaccgccggcgtcgccggGATGCCCAGCAGCTCCGGCCACGACGTCCTCTTCGGGTCGGCGCCCGCCATTTCTCAAAACCTCCTTAGAAATTGGCTAATGATTTACTCTTAATCGACACTGCATACGGTCTGCAACATCTGGTTTCATTTGTACGGTGTTTATATATGGTTATCAGTGTTCAGAATAATGTATGCTCGTGTGCTGGCACCAGCCGGCATGCCGCCCGTTGCCGGAATTCTTTGGTTGTGTCACCCCTGCTTGCCAGCTGCGTCGTTGCGCTCATGACTGCTGTAGTAGTGTCATAGTGTGCATCCAACACCTGTGGTCTGCCAGTGTTCTCACAAACATCCTGCAGGCTGGTGACGGCAGAGCGGCAGACCCATTCAAACTGTTACATAAACAAACTactccctcctcccttctcaAATATACGACGTTACTaactttttactccaactttgaccaccaatatcGAGTTAGCtaactaaagtaaaatatgtatcattatgtctattaTCAAATatgtactttagatttaacttgtaggtttatctatttacaaaaatatttgtagaaaagatgaatatttaaacaaataaaaaaagtcaACGTGTCATATATTTTAGAACGGAGAGagattcaacttttttttgacCTATTCAACTTTTTAGACGATGGAATAATTAAGACTTAAGAGTGTAACGCTATCGTCTAAAATTTGTGGTCTGAAAGTGCGGTTTATTTTTGTTAGTGTTCGGAATAACGATAACATGGCTTGCCAACTAGATCAACCTTGCATATTCTCTCTATTTAGATCTTACCGGTTATATTTTACCAATAATTAAAGGGCTTTAAAAAAACAGTGGATATGCTCAGAGAGAATATTTACAAAGTGTAATGAACTTGTGAGATTATTTGCTTTGTGATTTCATCAAACAAAATCATAATTATAAGTaagtaatttttttaatatgaatctaataaatTCAATTTTGTATCACATAAATGAGATATTAATGGAGTAATTGTCTACCAAAACATTATCCTAGTGTAAAGAAATACACCTTGTAATTCCAAATGAAGGGAGTACATTCCATGGATTAGCACCTTATTTTCAGTTTTCTGCAGGGTGGCCAGCAGGAAAGACCGGTTCAAAACGTTAATTACCTACGATAGAATTCGTAGTACAGGAGTGAGATCTAATTTTAGTTTCACAGACGATTCATCAGAGAGCAAGGGGCTTGCCTTCGGTTTCAGTCAGTCAGTACTTGCACTCTTATAGTGACACTTTTCGAACGTTTGGTGTTGCAAAGGACACTAATCTCTCCGGCCGCGTTGTCACTTGTCAGTAAAAAAGGTAAGCAAACGCCAACAGAAAGGGGTGACAGAACCGAGGCTCTCTCGTTTCGTTTGTTCCCAAATCCATGCAAGAGTGTTTAACTTGGGTGACCCTATAAATACCATCCAGATAAGATGCATGCCTCTGCATCCAGCagcttcctttcttcctcctcggtCAGTCACACCTGCTCTGAATCAGCAGAGTGCACTTTCTGGTTAGCCTTATATAATTCCCACTACAAATTAAATCTCCTTGCATATCTCCATACTCGAAAACGATGGCAATGTTCTAATCGGTAATATGTCTCTGAGCTCTGTTTGTTGCAGATCGATTGGTTTTGCGAATCCATCGCCTCAAGGAAAAGATCGAGAGAGGATAATGAGCACTCCCAAGTCGTCGTGGCCGGAGGTGGTTGGGTggccggcttcggcggcggtgACACAGATCAACAGCGACAGGCCCGACGTGGCGATCGAGGTGGTCCCGGCCGGAACCAACGTGGCGCCGGGGTACAACGCCAGCCGCGTCCGCGTCTTCTTCGACGCCGGCAACGCCAGCGGCCCCGTCCTCTACACTCCCGTGGTCGGTTAATTAATCAGACTTGCTTTACAGTATCTGATGATGCCCAAGAAGAAGTTACGGGAATCCAGTTTTGTGACTTAACTTTGTGTTGTGtcgttcgtcgtcgtcgtgtgcTCATATGCGTGAATGCTTTGAATaatactgttgttgttttgttccTGTCGCCATGAAGTTTCTCTTTGCAACAGTGCAATTCTTCGATGCCATgttatcttaaaaaaaattcaaatgaaaCATCTCAACAAGATCGTCTCGTGCAATGCCATATAAAATTTTATCTGATATGGAAAAGAGAGAGTAAGGATAGACAAATAGGTCATTGCTTCGCGAAGCAACTACCTTATAAGCTAATGCTACAACTATGAGACTAGCACTTTACCATTATACGAGTTGTGGTTGCTATACAACTTACAATAAATTCCTTTAATTATTCCGTCCACAAATTAGGGGATTTAAGATTACTACgagataaaaaaaagataaattattGTAGTAGTTGTCTCATAAATTGTCTCAAGATCAGTATATAGATCGCATACGAGAGTGGGACACACAGTAGTTGATCGACTTGCCGGAAAGTGCATGCCCCTGGGCTGAGAGGACGTACCTACAATAACAGCAGTAGCGCGCTATCTGGAGGAGTATTAacggggtgtttggttccaccgactaaagtttagtacctatcatatcaaatgtttagatactaattaggagtattaaatatagactaattata
Proteins encoded in this window:
- the LOC117858214 gene encoding transcription factor bHLH144, with product MQGDPGYGGYGYGYGYGAGSYDNDMAGYGAYYTANDRYPAAPAAYEDPLAGRRQHDFPAPLTGLEFQASDTCPKNYVIFDQTYDRSRVMFHPSLANNFGGGYDYDHRCYGYDQAYASKTAYDEDAGGGGASVRQKEDTEEIDALMSTEDGEDEDDVLSTGRTPGCRAGGSPDSTCSSGYGGGGRKQETGGEKKKERMKKMVRTLKGIIPGGDRMDTPAVLDEAVRYLKSLKVEVKKLGARGSSS